Proteins from a genomic interval of Lycium ferocissimum isolate CSIRO_LF1 chromosome 2, AGI_CSIRO_Lferr_CH_V1, whole genome shotgun sequence:
- the LOC132047616 gene encoding uncharacterized protein LOC132047616 yields the protein MKNHENRPLSAHLHQLPEVNEVYAHYSRRGKGRGPRRGHDNSRGRDNGQRKNYFPGVNHSSKKNHHQKGKNKDDRHEVPEARGSENKCYRCGGSAHWARTYRTAKHLVELYQASIKRKEKNPEANFISENQIDITHLDVYFFEHPEGKIDHLISDGSVVRDD from the coding sequence ATGAAAAATCACGAGAATCGACCTCTTTCGGCGCATTTGCACCAACTCCCCGAAGTGAATGAGGTGTATGCCCACTACTCCAGGCGTGGAAAAGGTCGTGGCCCCCGTCGTGGTCATGATAATAGTCGTGGTCGTGATAATGgtcaaagaaaaaattattttcctggTGTTAATCACTCTTCAAAGAAAAATCACCACCAAAAGGGGAAAAACAAGGATGATAGGCATGAAGTGCCAGAAGCACGTGGCTCAGAAAACAAATGCTATCGATGTGGTGGAAGTGCACACTGGGCACGTACCTATCGTACGGCAAAGCACTTGGTTGAGCTTTATCAGGcatcaattaaaagaaaagagaaaaatcccGAAGCTAATTTTATCTCTGAAAATCAAATTGACATCACACATTTGGATGTGTATTTCTTTGAGCACCCTGAAGGAAAGATAGATCACTTGATTAGTGATGGTTCTGTGGTTAGAGATGATTGA